A section of the Asticcacaulis sp. EMRT-3 genome encodes:
- a CDS encoding alpha/beta hydrolase, with translation MRISAINPAFLKSFLLKVVLSLPAPLLRAASGGRVVHVDGQTLDPQMQFLWQTWLTDQRGQPRLGVAGRPLDQAHQDWHEIAAFLSPPPSLRVRFETTGSSGLNTGLLIRPARIADDMPLLVFFAQGGHVLGGPELSRAFCALLAHEAGCPVFLPALRLAPDHRFPAALEDARAAIDWAQANAYSLGSVSGRIAVGGALTGAGLAARLCFELKRAFKPMPVAQLLFTPLLDFADPALRGDAPSAGVWPLTSADLVEMIGHYTGGGSDLSDPLLSPLRESLIVGQPKTLIVSAGLDPLAPQAEAYARRLLAARSPVIYRRYDTLPLGFDLFVTQVDAARAAVIDIAALWRDLLRDDTDKSA, from the coding sequence ATGCGCATCTCCGCCATCAATCCCGCATTTCTGAAGTCTTTCCTGCTGAAGGTGGTGCTGTCCCTGCCCGCCCCCTTGTTACGCGCCGCGTCGGGCGGCAGGGTGGTGCATGTGGACGGTCAGACGCTCGACCCGCAGATGCAGTTTCTCTGGCAGACATGGCTGACGGATCAACGCGGCCAGCCGCGTCTTGGCGTAGCGGGCCGACCGCTCGATCAGGCGCATCAAGACTGGCATGAGATTGCCGCATTTTTGAGCCCGCCCCCCAGCTTGCGGGTGCGTTTTGAAACGACAGGCAGTTCAGGCCTGAATACCGGCCTGCTGATCCGGCCCGCGCGCATCGCCGACGACATGCCCCTGCTGGTCTTCTTTGCCCAGGGCGGCCATGTGCTGGGCGGGCCCGAACTGAGCCGCGCCTTCTGCGCCCTGCTGGCCCATGAGGCGGGCTGTCCGGTCTTTCTGCCCGCCTTGCGCCTGGCGCCCGATCATCGCTTTCCCGCCGCCCTGGAAGACGCCCGCGCCGCCATCGACTGGGCGCAGGCCAATGCCTATTCGCTCGGCTCGGTTTCAGGCCGTATCGCCGTGGGCGGCGCCCTGACCGGCGCAGGCCTGGCCGCCCGCCTGTGTTTCGAACTCAAGCGCGCGTTCAAACCCATGCCGGTGGCGCAATTGCTGTTCACCCCCCTGCTCGATTTCGCCGATCCGGCATTGCGTGGCGATGCGCCATCCGCCGGCGTCTGGCCGCTCACCAGCGCCGATCTGGTCGAGATGATCGGCCATTATACGGGCGGCGGCAGCGATCTGTCCGACCCGCTTCTGTCGCCGCTGCGCGAAAGCCTGATCGTGGGTCAGCCCAAAACCCTGATCGTGTCGGCCGGACTCGATCCGCTGGCCCCACAGGCCGAGGCCTATGCCCGCCGTCTGCTGGCCGCGCGCAGTCCGGTCATCTATCGCCGCTACGACACCCTGCCGCTCGGCTTCGACCTGTTCGTCACCCAAGTCGATGCCGCCCGCGCCGCTGTGATCGACATCGCCGCCCTGTGGCGTGACCTGCTGCGCGACGATACGGATAAATCCGCCTGA
- a CDS encoding cold-shock protein encodes MAEGTVKWFNTTKGYGFIQPADGGNDVFVHISAVQHAGLQGLADGQKVAYELQNERGKTAAVDLRLI; translated from the coding sequence ATGGCCGAAGGTACGGTCAAATGGTTCAACACCACCAAAGGCTACGGCTTCATCCAACCCGCTGACGGCGGTAATGATGTTTTTGTTCACATCTCGGCTGTTCAGCACGCCGGCCTGCAAGGTCTGGCCGATGGCCAGAAGGTCGCTTATGAACTGCAAAACGAACGCGGCAAGACCGCTGCGGTCGATCTCAGACTGATCTGA
- the gluQRS gene encoding tRNA glutamyl-Q(34) synthetase GluQRS yields the protein MYRTRFAPSPTGFLHLGHAFSALTAFEAAQAHGGEFLLRIEDIDHTRCRPDYEQAMYDDLHGLGLDWPQPVLRQSAHMKDYRAALDRLREMGVLYADARPRSGEAEAALSAPQGEDAGVAGAGTAPPAWRLSLDACRRYLGARFDDLSFNEAGRGLQKADPAINGDVILGRKDIGVAYHLCVVIDDARQAITHIHRGHDLYDATHTQVLLQALLGLPTPIYAHHALLLDDQGRRLAKRKGSKALRDYRADGLTPQDIKAMIEHTPRA from the coding sequence ATGTATCGCACCCGCTTCGCCCCCTCGCCCACCGGCTTTCTGCATCTCGGCCACGCCTTCAGCGCCCTGACGGCTTTTGAGGCGGCGCAGGCGCACGGTGGCGAGTTCCTTCTGCGCATCGAAGACATCGACCATACGCGCTGCCGACCTGATTATGAGCAGGCGATGTATGACGATCTGCACGGGCTGGGGCTGGACTGGCCGCAGCCCGTTTTGCGCCAAAGCGCACACATGAAAGATTATCGCGCCGCGCTTGATCGCCTGCGTGAAATGGGCGTCCTCTATGCCGATGCCCGCCCGCGCTCAGGCGAGGCCGAAGCGGCCTTGAGCGCGCCGCAAGGTGAGGATGCGGGGGTCGCCGGTGCAGGCACCGCTCCGCCCGCCTGGCGTCTGTCACTGGACGCCTGCCGCCGCTATCTGGGCGCACGCTTTGACGATCTGAGCTTTAACGAGGCCGGGCGCGGCTTGCAAAAGGCCGATCCGGCGATCAATGGCGATGTGATCCTGGGCCGCAAGGACATCGGTGTGGCCTATCATCTGTGCGTGGTGATCGACGATGCGCGGCAAGCGATTACCCATATCCATCGCGGCCACGATCTGTATGACGCCACCCACACCCAGGTGCTGCTGCAAGCCCTGCTCGGCCTGCCAACGCCGATCTATGCCCACCACGCCCTGCTGCTCGACGATCAGGGGCGGCGTCTCGCCAAGCGCAAGGGATCAAAAGCCCTGCGCGATTACCGCGCCGACGGGCTGACACCGCAGGACATCAAGGCGATGATCGAACACACGCCCAGGGCCTGA
- a CDS encoding HNH endonuclease produces MQILKSPPSDWRALVLNADFRPLSYYPLSTKPWQEVVKAVFEGRVDVVSTYDVEIHSPSMRMRLPSVVSLKTYIDQNRPPAFTRYNVFLRDRFVCQYCGVGHDLTFDHVVPVSQGGKSTWTNILTACAPCNLRKGGKTPRQAGMMPTQNPHRPTMYQLQERGRSFPPHYLHESWIDYLYWDTPLEP; encoded by the coding sequence ATGCAGATCCTGAAAAGCCCGCCTTCCGACTGGCGCGCCCTGGTGCTGAACGCCGATTTCCGGCCCCTGTCCTATTATCCGCTGTCAACCAAGCCGTGGCAGGAGGTCGTCAAGGCCGTGTTCGAAGGCCGCGTCGATGTGGTTTCGACCTATGATGTCGAAATACACTCGCCTTCGATGCGGATGCGCCTGCCCAGTGTGGTGTCGCTCAAAACCTATATCGACCAGAACCGCCCGCCCGCCTTCACGCGCTATAATGTATTCCTGCGCGACCGTTTCGTCTGCCAGTATTGTGGCGTGGGCCATGACCTGACCTTCGATCATGTCGTGCCGGTGTCGCAGGGCGGCAAAAGCACCTGGACCAATATCCTGACGGCCTGTGCGCCGTGCAATCTGCGCAAAGGGGGAAAAACACCCCGGCAGGCAGGCATGATGCCGACACAGAATCCACACCGCCCGACAATGTATCAGTTGCAGGAGCGCGGCCGGTCGTTTCCCCCTCACTATCTGCACGAAAGTTGGATAGATTACCTCTATTGGGATACGCCGCTCGAACCCTGA
- a CDS encoding nuclear transport factor 2 family protein, whose protein sequence is MIGDPALFARDWADAWNTRDIERVLAHFHDDAIFTSPFAVRLLPDSGGKLQGKARIRDYWRAGLQALPDLHFTIETVFSGIDHVVILYRNQGGVRVSEVLKFDGDLVIEGHGTYPPQT, encoded by the coding sequence ATGATAGGTGACCCTGCCCTCTTTGCCCGTGACTGGGCCGACGCCTGGAATACGCGCGACATAGAGCGCGTGCTGGCGCACTTCCACGACGACGCCATCTTCACCTCACCATTTGCCGTGCGCCTGCTCCCCGACAGCGGGGGAAAGCTTCAGGGCAAGGCGCGGATTCGTGACTACTGGCGCGCCGGATTACAGGCCCTGCCTGACCTGCATTTTACGATAGAAACCGTGTTTTCCGGTATTGATCATGTGGTGATCCTGTATCGTAATCAGGGCGGCGTGCGCGTCAGCGAAGTGTTGAAATTCGACGGCGATCTGGTCATCGAGGGACACGGAACCTATCCGCCGCAAACCTGA
- a CDS encoding Nramp family divalent metal transporter: MSDSPKSPPAKGFMALLKSFGPGLVTGASDDDPSGIATYSQAGAQFGLLTLWTALVTFPLMAAVQEMCARIGLVTQQGLTGILRRHYPRPVLWLMVIFSFPAIVLNIGADIAGMGAVAHLVAPQIPALTYSVGFTGVTLLAIIWLPYAKFAAVLKWLCAVLLVYLVVPFLVKTDWPLVLHHTFVPTLHFDAPFVAMLVAILGTTISPYLFFWQATMEVEASKTQKRVRIDKHDIERMGFDVDFGMLFSNIVMFFIILTAGTVLFNAGIHRIDTVEQAAQALKPLAGPAAYYLFAIGIIGTGFLAIPVLAGSLSYLVAEAFDWQEGLDRKMHEAPAFYAILVVAMLIGLGINYTEIGAVRALIWSATLYGLTAPVIIAIVLHISNNKKVMGDYTNGVWSNLFGGLAFLLMTVAAVVMLWLQFS, from the coding sequence ATGAGCGATTCACCAAAATCTCCGCCCGCCAAGGGCTTCATGGCCTTGCTGAAAAGCTTCGGCCCCGGTCTTGTCACCGGTGCGTCCGATGACGATCCCTCCGGTATCGCCACCTACAGTCAGGCCGGGGCGCAGTTCGGCCTGCTGACTCTGTGGACGGCGCTGGTCACCTTTCCGCTGATGGCGGCGGTGCAGGAAATGTGTGCGCGCATCGGGCTGGTGACGCAGCAGGGCCTGACCGGCATTCTGCGCCGCCATTACCCCCGGCCCGTCCTGTGGCTGATGGTGATTTTCAGCTTTCCGGCCATTGTGCTCAATATCGGTGCTGATATTGCCGGCATGGGCGCGGTGGCGCATCTGGTGGCGCCGCAAATACCCGCCCTCACCTATAGCGTCGGTTTTACCGGCGTCACCCTGCTGGCGATCATCTGGCTGCCCTATGCGAAGTTCGCCGCCGTGTTGAAATGGCTATGCGCGGTGCTGCTGGTCTATCTGGTGGTGCCGTTTCTGGTCAAAACCGACTGGCCCTTGGTGCTGCACCACACATTCGTGCCCACCCTGCATTTCGACGCCCCTTTCGTCGCCATGCTGGTGGCCATTCTCGGCACGACGATTTCGCCCTATCTGTTCTTCTGGCAGGCCACGATGGAGGTCGAAGCATCGAAGACGCAAAAGCGGGTGCGCATCGATAAGCACGATATAGAAAGGATGGGCTTCGATGTCGATTTCGGCATGTTGTTTTCCAATATCGTCATGTTCTTCATCATCCTGACCGCCGGTACGGTTCTGTTCAATGCCGGCATCCACCGCATCGACACGGTGGAACAGGCGGCACAGGCTCTGAAACCGCTGGCGGGCCCGGCGGCCTATTACCTGTTTGCCATCGGCATTATCGGCACGGGCTTCCTGGCCATACCGGTGCTGGCCGGTTCCTTATCCTATCTGGTGGCCGAGGCCTTCGACTGGCAGGAGGGGCTGGATCGCAAGATGCACGAGGCCCCGGCCTTCTACGCCATTCTCGTTGTGGCCATGCTGATCGGGCTGGGCATCAACTATACCGAGATCGGTGCGGTTCGCGCCCTGATCTGGTCGGCCACCCTCTATGGCCTGACCGCGCCGGTCATCATCGCCATCGTGCTGCATATTTCCAACAACAAGAAGGTGATGGGCGACTATACCAATGGCGTCTGGTCGAACCTGTTTGGCGGACTGGCCTTTCTGCTGATGACGGTTGCGGCTGTTGTGATGCTGTGGTTGCAGTTCAGTTAA
- a CDS encoding demethoxyubiquinone hydroxylase family protein, translating into MSAAPPHPGAGEQRRRLEEILRVDHAGELAAVHIYRGQSLVFSETPLKDLSETFSRMQGEEQVHLDAFEALLREKAVRPTLMTPLWRVAATGLGIGTALLGEKAAHACTEAVESVIGDHYAEQVAELADSDPDLSRRLAGFRDDELGHHDHAVDQGAHEALAYPLLSAVIKTGCRLAIKISEKI; encoded by the coding sequence ATGAGCGCCGCCCCACCGCATCCCGGCGCGGGCGAACAGCGCCGCCGCCTTGAGGAAATCCTGCGCGTCGATCACGCCGGTGAACTGGCTGCCGTGCATATCTACAGGGGCCAGAGCCTCGTCTTTTCCGAAACGCCGCTGAAAGATTTGAGCGAAACCTTCAGCCGGATGCAGGGCGAGGAACAGGTGCATCTCGACGCCTTCGAGGCCCTGCTGCGCGAAAAAGCGGTGCGCCCCACCCTGATGACGCCATTATGGCGCGTGGCCGCCACAGGCTTAGGCATTGGCACGGCCCTGCTCGGTGAAAAGGCCGCCCACGCCTGCACCGAGGCGGTGGAAAGCGTGATCGGCGATCACTATGCCGAACAGGTGGCGGAACTGGCCGACAGCGATCCCGACCTGTCACGCAGGCTGGCCGGGTTCCGCGATGACGAACTGGGCCATCACGATCACGCCGTCGATCAGGGGGCGCACGAAGCCCTAGCCTATCCGCTGTTGTCGGCGGTGATCAAGACCGGTTGCCGGCTCGCTATAAAAATCAGCGAAAAAATTTAG
- a CDS encoding disulfide bond formation protein B — MQAPKSNKVGKKLMLAFGRWWSITALIVSLAMLATAWSFQLFGHLAPCHLCLKQRDIYWMASAVALVASVWALFTGAKGPPRAFSFVLFAIFLTGAALAFFHAGVEVKWWRGPQSCTASGGEVSLDQMAAFLAGAVTKAPMCDVAQWRKFGLSMAGYNAIISTILACLSLLASLRLRPGRRRML, encoded by the coding sequence ATGCAGGCTCCCAAATCGAACAAGGTCGGCAAAAAGCTGATGCTCGCTTTTGGCCGCTGGTGGAGCATCACGGCTCTGATCGTGTCGCTAGCCATGCTGGCCACAGCCTGGTCGTTCCAGCTCTTTGGTCATCTCGCCCCCTGCCATCTCTGCCTGAAACAGCGCGACATCTACTGGATGGCCTCCGCCGTGGCGCTGGTGGCCAGCGTCTGGGCGCTGTTTACCGGAGCCAAGGGGCCGCCGCGCGCCTTTTCCTTCGTGCTGTTCGCCATCTTTCTGACCGGTGCGGCTCTGGCCTTTTTCCATGCCGGGGTCGAGGTCAAGTGGTGGCGCGGCCCGCAAAGCTGCACGGCGTCGGGCGGCGAAGTCAGCCTCGACCAGATGGCCGCCTTCCTGGCGGGCGCCGTCACCAAGGCGCCGATGTGCGATGTGGCGCAATGGCGCAAGTTCGGCCTGTCGATGGCGGGTTATAACGCGATCATCTCCACGATTCTGGCCTGCTTAAGCCTGCTGGCTTCGCTGCGCCTGCGTCCCGGCCGCCGGAGGATGTTATGA
- a CDS encoding YqaA family protein, translating to MLRPLYNWMIRLARGPYAETALAVIAFAEASFFPLPPDVMLAPLVLAKPEKAWRLAAICSVFSVLGGFLGYAIGYYVQPLGHWILALFGHPNGLAEFHRFFNKWGVWVILIKGLTPIPYKLVTIAAGLAQFSLLWFAISSAITRTTRFFLVAFLFKRFGPEITAVIEKRIYLVSAIVLAVTVLGFVIVKLMAK from the coding sequence GTGCTGCGTCCCCTGTATAACTGGATGATCCGCCTGGCCCGCGGGCCCTATGCCGAGACGGCGCTCGCCGTTATCGCCTTTGCCGAAGCCTCGTTTTTCCCCCTGCCGCCCGATGTCATGCTGGCGCCGCTGGTGCTGGCCAAGCCCGAAAAAGCCTGGCGACTGGCGGCCATCTGCTCGGTCTTTTCCGTGCTCGGCGGCTTCCTGGGCTATGCTATCGGCTATTATGTCCAGCCGCTCGGCCACTGGATACTGGCCTTGTTCGGCCACCCCAATGGTCTGGCCGAATTTCATCGCTTTTTTAACAAATGGGGCGTCTGGGTCATCCTGATCAAGGGCTTGACGCCGATTCCCTATAAGCTGGTCACCATTGCGGCGGGGCTGGCGCAGTTTTCGCTTTTATGGTTTGCCATCTCCTCGGCCATTACCCGCACCACGCGCTTTTTCCTCGTCGCTTTCCTTTTCAAACGCTTCGGGCCGGAAATCACCGCCGTCATCGAAAAACGTATCTATCTTGTCAGCGCTATTGTTCTGGCGGTAACCGTGCTAGGCTTCGTCATCGTCAAACTCATGGCGAAATAG
- a CDS encoding MarR family winged helix-turn-helix transcriptional regulator, whose protein sequence is MTQTLPILDDYMPYRLAVASSAVSTLIATAYESLYGLKIPEWRLIFVLHEDGPTTQQALVKRSGMDKVTISRAAQGLAKRRLITRAPHEHDGRSHHLILTAEGERLYADVAPAAAEHERIMLADFTPDEVAQFKKLLRRVEDAALKAQNDGAR, encoded by the coding sequence ATGACCCAGACCCTGCCCATTCTGGACGACTATATGCCCTACCGGCTTGCCGTTGCGTCAAGCGCGGTCAGCACCCTGATCGCCACGGCTTATGAAAGCCTGTATGGCCTGAAAATCCCCGAATGGCGGCTGATCTTCGTGCTGCACGAAGACGGCCCCACCACCCAGCAGGCGCTGGTCAAGCGCTCCGGCATGGACAAGGTGACGATTTCGCGCGCCGCACAAGGGCTGGCCAAGCGCCGCCTGATCACCCGCGCCCCGCATGAGCATGATGGCCGTTCGCATCACCTGATTCTCACCGCCGAGGGCGAGCGCCTCTATGCCGATGTCGCCCCGGCGGCGGCCGAGCATGAGCGCATCATGCTGGCCGATTTCACGCCGGACGAGGTGGCGCAGTTCAAGAAACTGCTGCGCCGTGTCGAGGATGCCGCGCTGAAAGCCCAAAATGACGGTGCGCGCTGA
- a CDS encoding YoaK family protein, which yields MHTLNRRAIAFAVCLSALAGCVDVIGFLHLGGYFVAFMSGNSTQLAAGLARGDTLHVVQLASLILLFVVGTMMGALTGHGASSRRGLRVLRLVTWCLFLAAAAQFFGWNFIAIVLLVLAMGAENSVFQRDGDVVIGLTYMTGTLVKMGQKMAAALLGGPALAWLPYGLLWAGLLAGGVAGAVLYQHFALNSLWAAAAAAALASLYATLDRRVLPD from the coding sequence ATGCATACCCTTAATCGCCGGGCCATCGCATTTGCGGTCTGTCTGTCCGCACTGGCCGGCTGCGTTGATGTGATCGGTTTTCTGCATCTTGGTGGCTATTTCGTTGCCTTTATGAGCGGCAATTCCACGCAACTGGCCGCCGGTCTGGCACGCGGCGACACGCTGCATGTGGTGCAACTGGCCAGCCTGATCCTGCTGTTTGTGGTGGGCACCATGATGGGGGCGCTGACCGGTCATGGTGCATCGTCCCGGCGAGGCCTGCGCGTGCTGCGTCTGGTGACATGGTGCCTGTTTCTGGCGGCGGCGGCGCAGTTTTTCGGCTGGAACTTCATCGCCATTGTTCTGCTGGTGCTGGCGATGGGGGCGGAAAACAGCGTATTCCAGCGCGATGGCGATGTGGTGATCGGCCTGACCTATATGACCGGAACCCTGGTCAAGATGGGGCAGAAAATGGCCGCAGCCCTGCTGGGTGGCCCAGCCCTGGCCTGGCTGCCCTATGGGCTGTTATGGGCGGGGCTGCTGGCGGGCGGCGTGGCGGGAGCCGTGCTCTATCAGCATTTTGCGCTGAACAGCCTGTGGGCGGCGGCCGCCGCGGCCGCCCTGGCCAGCCTCTATGCCACGCTTGATCGCAGGGTTTTGCCGGATTAG
- a CDS encoding tryptophan 7-halogenase — MNAQVIKKVVIAGGGTAGWCAAAALSRSLGSLLDVTLIESADIGIVGVGEATIPTIRAFHHLLGIDEAEFMRATSATFKLGIEFDDWARLGDRYFHAFGTIGKSTWMAPFHHMWLEAKSQGFGGSLDDYCLELQAAQAGKFLLHKNLPLNYAYHFDAGLYGQYLRQLSEASGAKRIEGEIVSVQQNAESGYITSVTLKSGQVIEGDLFIDCTGFRGLLIEQTLHTGYEDWTHWLPCNRAAAMPCENPKDGLTPYVTCTSMQAGWRWRIPLQHRTGNGYVYSSDYISDDEACANLTSHLGGKALGEPRLLRFVTGRRRQFWQKNCVAIGLSSGFIEPLESTSIHLFQKSVLTLVQNFPFSGISEARMKHYNDMAHKELEYARDFVILHYKLNERSDSPFWQDRAQMEVPDSLQARIELFRDFALAYQEPGELFRVDSWVQVMLGQRLEPKGWHKLGALMSREDTTQAFGGLKATIDHTVAQMMPHEAFLKQYCPSVIA; from the coding sequence ATGAATGCACAGGTCATCAAAAAAGTTGTCATCGCCGGCGGCGGAACCGCAGGCTGGTGCGCGGCGGCGGCCCTGTCGCGTTCGCTGGGCAGCCTGCTCGATGTTACGCTGATTGAATCGGCCGATATTGGCATTGTCGGCGTCGGCGAAGCCACTATTCCCACCATCAGAGCTTTTCACCACCTGCTCGGCATCGACGAAGCCGAGTTCATGCGCGCCACCAGCGCCACCTTCAAACTGGGCATCGAGTTCGACGACTGGGCGCGACTGGGCGACCGCTATTTCCACGCCTTTGGCACCATCGGTAAATCCACCTGGATGGCACCTTTCCATCATATGTGGCTGGAAGCGAAGTCGCAGGGCTTTGGCGGCTCTTTGGATGATTACTGCCTCGAATTGCAGGCGGCGCAGGCGGGCAAGTTCCTTCTGCACAAGAACCTGCCCCTGAACTACGCCTATCATTTTGACGCCGGTCTTTATGGCCAGTATCTGCGCCAGCTCAGCGAGGCATCGGGGGCCAAGCGCATTGAAGGCGAAATCGTCAGCGTTCAGCAAAACGCCGAGAGCGGCTATATTACCTCCGTAACGCTGAAGAGCGGACAGGTCATCGAGGGCGACCTGTTCATCGATTGCACCGGTTTTCGCGGCCTGCTGATCGAGCAGACCCTGCATACCGGTTATGAGGACTGGACACATTGGCTGCCCTGCAATCGCGCCGCCGCCATGCCGTGCGAAAACCCGAAAGACGGCCTGACGCCCTATGTCACCTGCACCTCCATGCAGGCTGGCTGGCGCTGGCGCATTCCGCTGCAACACCGCACGGGCAATGGCTATGTCTATTCCAGCGACTATATCAGCGATGACGAGGCCTGCGCAAACCTGACATCGCATCTCGGCGGCAAGGCGCTGGGCGAGCCGAGGCTTCTGCGTTTTGTGACCGGCCGCCGCCGTCAGTTCTGGCAGAAAAACTGCGTGGCCATCGGTCTGTCGAGCGGCTTTATCGAGCCGCTGGAATCGACCAGCATCCATCTGTTCCAGAAAAGCGTTCTGACCCTCGTCCAGAATTTTCCATTTTCCGGCATCAGCGAAGCGCGCATGAAGCATTATAATGACATGGCGCACAAGGAACTGGAATATGCCCGCGACTTCGTGATCCTGCACTACAAGCTGAACGAACGCAGCGACAGCCCCTTCTGGCAGGATCGCGCCCAAATGGAGGTTCCGGATTCCCTGCAAGCGCGCATCGAACTTTTCCGCGATTTCGCCCTCGCCTATCAGGAACCGGGCGAACTGTTCCGCGTCGATTCCTGGGTGCAGGTCATGCTGGGCCAGAGGCTGGAACCGAAGGGCTGGCACAAATTGGGCGCGCTGATGAGCCGGGAAGACACCACCCAGGCCTTTGGCGGACTAAAGGCGACGATCGATCATACGGTGGCGCAGATGATGCCGCACGAGGCCTTCCTGAAACAGTATTGTCCGTCGGTTATAGCCTAA
- a CDS encoding cupin-like domain-containing protein: MTAPATKVMAVKATSLEEINFAELIARQTPMIFKGLAVNLPMVQAGLASRQAVMDYLRPYYQGKPLLVFRGEPSIRGRFSYNGGFDGFNFSSERMSLDRFLDLVGQCADDRDAPSFYMGSTDLDTFFPGLLASDGLPLTGDMFTQNAVLKSIWLGNRTTACAHFDISHNLAVCMAGHRRFTLFKPDQIANLYPGPLEPTPGGQVISLVDFTQPDFEAFPRFKEALASAQVAELEPGDVLFYPSMWWHQVEALDSFNILINYWWNTTPAYVDTPMNTLLHGLLSLRERPAAEKAAWRAVFDYYLFGPEDTARAHIPPHAQGDLAPLDASTARRLRAMLLNRFNR, translated from the coding sequence ATGACAGCTCCCGCCACAAAAGTCATGGCTGTGAAAGCCACAAGCCTTGAGGAGATCAATTTCGCCGAACTGATCGCCCGTCAGACGCCGATGATCTTCAAGGGACTGGCTGTGAACCTGCCGATGGTTCAGGCGGGGCTGGCCTCTCGTCAGGCGGTTATGGACTACCTGCGTCCCTATTATCAGGGCAAGCCCCTGCTCGTTTTCAGGGGGGAGCCGTCGATCAGGGGGCGCTTTTCTTATAATGGCGGGTTTGACGGGTTCAATTTCAGCTCCGAGCGCATGTCGCTTGATCGTTTCCTGGATCTGGTGGGCCAGTGCGCCGACGACAGGGACGCGCCATCCTTCTATATGGGCTCCACCGACCTCGACACTTTTTTTCCGGGCCTGCTGGCCAGCGACGGCCTGCCGCTCACCGGCGACATGTTCACGCAAAATGCGGTGCTGAAAAGCATCTGGCTCGGCAATCGGACGACGGCCTGCGCCCATTTCGATATTTCGCATAATCTGGCGGTCTGCATGGCAGGCCACCGGCGCTTTACCCTGTTCAAGCCCGATCAGATTGCCAACCTCTATCCGGGCCCGCTGGAACCGACACCGGGCGGTCAGGTCATCAGTCTGGTCGATTTTACCCAACCCGATTTCGAAGCCTTCCCGCGTTTCAAAGAGGCGCTGGCTTCGGCTCAGGTGGCCGAGCTTGAACCGGGCGACGTGCTGTTTTATCCGTCGATGTGGTGGCATCAGGTCGAGGCCCTCGATTCCTTCAATATCCTGATCAATTACTGGTGGAACACGACTCCGGCCTATGTCGATACGCCGATGAATACGCTGCTGCATGGCCTGCTGAGCCTGCGCGAACGCCCGGCGGCCGAAAAGGCGGCCTGGCGAGCGGTCTTCGACTATTATCTGTTCGGCCCCGAAGACACGGCGCGCGCCCATATACCGCCCCACGCCCAAGGCGATCTGGCACCGCTTGACGCATCCACGGCGCGCCGGTTGCGCGCCATGCTCCTCAACCGTTTCAACCGCTAA
- a CDS encoding SapC family protein yields MGQHVLLNNVDHHDLRLITRHGASFGDNINQVLVFPSEYDEIQRHYPIFFRRTESGGFKSVALLGFDKDENLFLDEDRWDALYVPAMQRISPFLIGQPTPAEGEELPADAEAMILVDPEHPRISTSEGESLFLPHGGQAPNLVHVTQLLQQVYMGEQISPAMFAAFYEAGLLAPVEIEVQIDDTTSYVLNDLLTISREALRDLSAQSLKSLNEKGFLALAFIVVSSMANMSHLITRKNKRLAAQRFA; encoded by the coding sequence TGGGACAACACGTCTTACTGAACAATGTTGATCATCATGACCTGCGCCTGATTACACGTCACGGGGCGTCTTTCGGCGACAATATCAATCAGGTGCTCGTCTTCCCGTCGGAATATGACGAGATACAGCGTCACTATCCGATTTTCTTTCGCCGCACCGAAAGCGGCGGTTTTAAATCCGTAGCGCTTCTGGGTTTTGACAAGGACGAGAACCTGTTCCTCGACGAGGATCGCTGGGATGCGCTTTATGTGCCGGCCATGCAGAGGATCAGTCCCTTCCTGATCGGCCAGCCCACACCGGCCGAAGGCGAAGAGTTGCCTGCCGATGCCGAAGCCATGATTCTGGTCGATCCCGAACATCCGCGCATCAGCACAAGCGAAGGCGAATCCCTGTTCCTGCCGCATGGCGGCCAGGCACCCAATCTCGTGCATGTGACGCAGCTTCTGCAACAGGTCTATATGGGTGAGCAGATCAGCCCGGCCATGTTTGCCGCCTTTTATGAAGCTGGCCTCCTGGCACCCGTCGAAATCGAAGTGCAGATCGACGACACGACATCCTATGTTCTGAATGACCTGTTGACCATCAGCCGCGAGGCCCTGCGCGACCTCAGTGCGCAGAGCCTGAAGTCACTGAACGAAAAGGGCTTTCTGGCCTTGGCATTCATTGTGGTATCGTCGATGGCCAATATGAGCCACCTGATCACCCGCAAGAACAAACGGCTTGCCGCCCAGCGTTTTGCCTGA